From the genome of Halictus rubicundus isolate RS-2024b chromosome 2, iyHalRubi1_principal, whole genome shotgun sequence, one region includes:
- the Fip1 gene encoding factor interacting with poly(A) polymerase 1, whose product MADENEDQWLYGDSTDGKEYTPISVPPESQENDSAPLTTEEKSENVEDQNTEPAPEPASEAPEEAEPQEEESTSADNTQNDSNTEVTKNGVREPSSQEDGEAASDSDSDDDVHVVIGDIKSTPAYGSLNIKRGGLLTNASGVPDKLNKQPGKFSIDEFETIGVINGMPAHEFNLDQLEDKPWRQPGADITDYFNYGFNEETWRAYCERQKRMRSESGVGLILNAGGGGGGNPGSMRVPQVAITNDNSKYSGIMGPKRAGPPPGRKMAGTIDVIGSSGLASRRNLDKSPPKGNVIQVMTADRREYSRKPGFPDMSVPPPGAGMPPAFDMPPPGYPGEPAPFYMPETDPYYQSYEPTQDNQWGNDPTWQPTNLAIPMTEGEDDKDTSPKTIPTMVPPTNIPPLIPPRDSRDRERDRERERDRERELDSMGRDRERDKDRDRDRERDKDSMIRERDRERDSMSRDEERDRDRSRSQYRHKERHRHRSRSRSRRHKSRSRSPSRRKKKSRRSERERSKEESE is encoded by the exons ATGGCGGACGAGAATGAGGATCAATGGTTGTACGGTGACTCCACGGATGGAAAGGAGTACACGCCGATATCTGTGCCACCGGAGAGTCAGGAAAATGATTCGGCACCCCTTACGACCGAGGAAAAGTCTGAAAATGTGGAAGATCAAAATACAGAACCTGCTCCCGAACCAGCGTCAGAG GCACCCGAGGAGGCAGAACCGCAAGAAGAAGAGTCAACTTCTGCCGACAATACGCAAAACGATAGCAACACAGAAGTAACAAAAAATGGAGTCAGAGAACCATCCAGTCAGGAGGATGGGGAAGCAGCCAGTGACTCGGATTCTGATGACGATGTCCACGTCGTCATTGGCGACATCAAATCGACCCCTGCTTATGGTAGCCTTAACATTAAAAGGGGTGGATTGCTTACAAACGCATCTGGAGTACCAGACAAATTAAACAAACAGCCAGGAAAGTTCAGTATAGACGAGTTCGAGACGATAGGAGTCATCAATGGCATGCCTGCTCACGAATTCAATCTAGATCAATTAGAAGATAAACCTTGGAGGCAACCTGGAGCAGATATCACAGATTATTTTAATTACGGTTTTAACGAAGAAACGTGGAGGGCGTACTGTGAGAGACAGAAGAGAATGAGAAGCGAGTCGGGCGTAGGTTTAATATTGAACGCgggaggaggagggggtggGAATCCAGGCAGTATGAGGGTACCTCAGGTGGCAATAACAAATGACAACAGCAAATACTCGGGTATAATGGGGCCTAAGAGAGCAGGGCCACCTCCAGGAAGGAAGATGGCGGGAACGATAGATGTAATTGGTAGTTCGGGCCTGGCGTCTAGAAGGAACCTGGATAAATCCCCACCCAAAGGAAACGTGATACAAGTCATGACCGCTGATAGGAGAGAATACTCTAGGAAACCAGGCTTTCCAGACATGAGCGTGCCTCCCCCCGGAGCCGGTATGCCTCCTGCGTTCGACATGCCTCCACCCGGCTATCCTGGAGAACCTGCTCCTTTCTACATGCCAGAAACAGACCCCTATTATCAGAGCTACGAGCCCACACAGGATAACCAATGGGGTAACGACCCT ACTTGGCAGCCCACGAATTTAGCCATTCCAATGACAGAAGGGGAGGATGATAAGGACACCAGTCCAAAGACTATACCTACCATGGTGCCACCCACGAATATTCCGCCACTGATACCGCCCAGGGATTCCAGAGATCGCGAGAGAGatcgggagagagaaagagaccgcGAGAGAGAATTGGACTCGATGGGAAGGGACAGGGAACGGGATAAGGATAGGGACCGCGACCGTGAAAGGGACAAGGACTCCATGATTCGGGAACGGGACAGAGAAAGAGACTCCATGTCGCGGGACGAGGAAAGAGATCGCGACAGATCTCGATCGCAGTATCGTCACAAAGAACG GCATCGACACCGATCGCGATCCCGATCTCGCAGGCATAAATCGCGATCCAGAAGTCCGAGCCGGCGCAAGAAGAAATCACGACGCTCCGAGAGAGAACGTTCTAAGGAGGAGAGCGAATAA